In the genome of Hippoglossus hippoglossus isolate fHipHip1 chromosome 12, fHipHip1.pri, whole genome shotgun sequence, one region contains:
- the LOC117771488 gene encoding beta-1,3-galactosyl-O-glycosyl-glycoprotein beta-1,6-N-acetylglucosaminyltransferase 4-like: protein MRRKCANLKKWKILSSPLSLLIVYILLLVKVKYSFIPEPSTSPKVLDDVQTHHKYNISCPAIYDMDPVEVGKSLSIRWKEVVEDKDESLFNLTSNCPLFIKSRGYDKVCVSEEERDFPLAYSLVVHKSAWMVERLIKALYSPGNIFCIHYDQKSSPQFISAIEGLVSCLPNVFIASKRESVYYASITRLQADLNCLSDLLTSEVKWRYVINLCGQDFPLKFNSELVSELKKLKGANMLETSRPTNYKEMRYSFHYELKDIPHEYQKLPMKTELKKPPPPHGIEMFIGNAYFVLSRDFVVHMNSSEVVKDFLVWSEDTYSPDEHFWATLVRLPGVPGEVPRSEPDITDLMSKTRLVKWSYLEEHLYPPCSGVHVRSICIFGAAEMRWLLNYGHLFANKFDPKVDPIIIQCLEEKLEERQKLLQSAASPTCNKVSPKLQQSTEN, encoded by the coding sequence ATGAGAAGAAAATGTGCAAATCTCAAAAAATGGAAGATCCTGTCTTCACCTCTGTCACTGCTGATTGTGTATATCCTGCTGTTGGTCAAAGTAAAGTACAGCTTCATCCCTGAACCTTCAACTTCCCCGAAAGTTTTGGATGATGTGCAGACACATCACAAGTACAATATCAGCTGCCCGGCTATATATGACATGGACCCGGTGGAGGTGGGTAAATCTCTGAGCATTCGATGGAAAGAAGTTGTGGAGGATAAGGATGAAAGTCTTTTTAACCTCACCTCAAACTGCCCATTATTCATCAAGTCCAGAGGTTATGACAAGGTGTGTgtctcagaggaggagagagacttCCCTCTTGCTTATTCCCTGGTCGTGCATAAATCAGCATGGATGGTGGAGAGACTCATCAAAGCTCTGTACTCACCGGGTAACATCTTCTGTATTCACTACGACCAGAAGTCGTCACCTCAGTTCATCTCTGCCATAGAGGGTCTGGTAAGCTGTTTGCCCAACGTCTTCATTGCCTCCAAGCGAGAGTCGGTCTATTACGCAAGCATCACTCGATTGCAAGCTGATCTCAACTGTCTGTCTGACCTTTTGACGTCAGAGGTCAAGTGGAGGTATGTCATCAACCTCTGTGGCCAAGATTTCCCCCTCAAGTTCAATAGCGAGCTGGTGTCGGAATTAAAGAAGTTGAAGGGGGCTAATATGCTGGAGACGAGCCGACCCACTAACTATAAGGAAATGAGGTACTCTTTTCATTACGAGCTGAAAGATATCCCACATGAATATCAAAAACTGCCTATGAAGACCGAGCTGAAAAAGCCTCCACCCCCTCACGGCATCGAGATGTTTATTGGCAATGCCTATTTTGTCTTGTCACGGGACTTTGTTGTGCATATGAACTCCTCAGAGGTGGTGAAGGATTTTTTAGTCTGGTCAGAGGACACTTACTCCCCAGATGAACACTTCTGGGCCACGCTTGTGCGACTGCCAGGGGTCCCCGGGGAGGTGCCCCGATCTGAGCCTGATATCACTGACCTGATGAGTAAGACCCGGCTGGTGAAGTGGAGTTACTTGGAGGAACACCTGTACCCACCTTGCTCCGGCGTACACGTCCGCAGTATCTGCATTTTCGGTGCTGCGGAGATGCGTTGGCTGCTTAACTATGGCCACTTGTTCGCAAATAAGTTTGACCCCAAAGTGGACCCAATTATCATTCAGTGCCttgaggagaagctggaggaaaGACAAAAGTTATTACAGTCAGCGGCATCCCCAACCTGTAATAAGGTTTCACCAAAGTTACAACAATCAACAGAGAATTAA